A single genomic interval of Euwallacea similis isolate ESF13 chromosome 2, ESF131.1, whole genome shotgun sequence harbors:
- the LOC136418559 gene encoding PP2C-like domain-containing protein CG9801 isoform X1, with the protein MPSLRKKVSSYLRQLSFYHEPRRHNINENAFVTKYLQGQTHLREGPPIIYGEVPANLPNYELGKYESGSNSVICCYSGPNGGLTTVKRTEKHLSVPDDDIDFIDNPEDESISLAIPKKSPKRVMGQPIDNTTMVIKVAGNEYCVTNRPKRHSKSHSLGSISDFGIQVGKTKIDKDFYNSCDKGKDANSNSNPSQCIENTVCDKEDTTVTSGRDMGTNNMTTRRKVSETKKPNLSNINHKQDTSKHHFSSSNRVRSGGSSGSSKSQGEKDKNHALSKSRSEGNPFQHKKRGKIIQVQRQQRQRGDESTESADQTSSFIDDSALPTEWNRKSDFCYGISDSLYDKNQATKLKNGDPIADCFGIITRNDSAILAVADGVNWGEKASIAAKSAVHGSLHYLNKIIFNDTKPFENLTNKTEEETLSNGSLNLCETANLVSNTREVFVSLLRAFNCAHDLILENEGMLTTLTIAVVLPLKQSNGAQDSQYVCCVCNVGDSLAYVYSQKNGIRELTKGSHDVNRNRDMRDALGALGPVDGINPELSNLTLSITTLHKGDIVLVASDGLTDNFDPNVCRFTVNKKPEKSATVREKQKRTTIRGEEVKAPESRLDEASVQKPPVKPPRRSKPRSSISSASHSERSNSSVEKEVKNNSVQSTSKAQMENPLKAHFMRENSLDEPKKSDKENNLNHQKTPPNKGSTLGTNQAVQAYRIMKAKTSLDLRSQPKIQIMRNEDGVPYVTPIQRYELQLLLMEDILRNGISGRDTPITSARKLCENLLNFTMSITAAKRRTLEDQELYFDNRNGLLVEVSDNQKKIRRKRALEKVQPLPGKLDHVTVVAWNVGNVG; encoded by the exons ATGCCCTcactaagaaaaaaagtctCATCATATCTGCGTCAATTAAGCTTTTACCATGAGCCTAGGAGGCACaacattaatgaaaatgcTTTTGTCACCAAATATTTGCAAGG ACAAACCCACTTACGAGAAGGTCCCCCTATAATTTATGGTGAAGTCCCTGCCAACTTGCCCAACTATGAATTGGGGAAATATGAAAGTGGCTCCAACTCAGTAATTTGCTGTTACTCTGGTCCAAATGGAGGTCTTACCACAGTCAAAAGAACTGAAAAGCACCTTTCAGTGCCTGACGACGACATAGATTTTATAGACAATCCTGAGGATGAATCTA tcAGCCTGGCAATACCAAAAAAATCCCCTAAAAGGGTCATGGGGCAACCTATTGATAATACCACGATGGTGATTAAAGTGGCTGGTAATGAGTACTGTGTGACCAATAGGCCAAAAAGGCACAGTAAAAGTCACAGTCTTGGTAGCATATCAGATTTTGGCATACAAGTAGGGAAAACAAAGATAGACAAAGATTTTTATAACAGCTGTGATAAGGGAAAGGATGCAAATTCCAATAGTAATCCCTCTCAATGTATAGAAAATACAGTATGTGATAAAGAAGACACTACTGTTACATCAGGTAGAGATATGGGCACTAACAACATGACAACGAGGAGGAAAGTTAGTGAAACTAAAAAACCTAATTTATCTAATATTAATCACAAACAAGACACATCGAAACATCACTTTTCATCATCAAACAGGGTTAGAAGTGGTGGTAGTTCAGGTAGTTCTAAAAGTCAGGGGGAGAAGGACAAGAATCATGCCTTGTCCAAATCTCGAAGTGAAGGCAATCCATTCCAACACAAAAAGAGAGGGAAAATAATCCAGGTGCAGAGGCAACAGAGACAGAGGG GTGATGAGTCAACGGAAAGTGCGGACCAAACCTCCAGTTTTATCGATGATTCTGCTCTCCCTACAGAGTGGAATAGAAAGTCGGATTTTTGCTACGGGATTTCCGATAGTTTGTATGACAAAAATCAAGCGACGAAGCTTAAAAACGGCGACCCTATCGCCGACTGTTTTGGCATTATCACGAGAAACGATTCTGCCATTTTAGCCGTGGCTGATGGCGTCAACTGGG GAGAGAAAGCGAGCATAGCAGCCAAATCTGCCGTCCATGGCTCCTTACACTACctcaacaaaataattttcaatgacACGAAACCGTTTGAAAATCTAACGAACAAGACTGAAGAGGAGACTTTGAGTAACGGCTCATTAAATCTTTGTGAAACTGCCAATCTCGTGTCAAACACTCGTGAGGTGTTTGTGTCTCTATTGAGGGCCTTTAACTGTGCCCATGATCTCATTTTAGAGAATGAG GGAATGCTCACGACTCTTACAATCGCAGTGGTACTGCCCTTGAAGCAGAGTAATGGTGCTCAAGATTCCCAATATGTTTGTTGTGTTTGTAATGTGGGAGACAGTTTGGCCTATGTTTACTCCCAGAAAAACGGCATCAGGGAGCTAACTAAAG GTTCTCACGATGTTAATCGCAATCGAGACATGAGAGATGCTTTAGGTGCCTTAGGCCCTGTGGATGGTATAAACCCAGAACTGAGCAACCTAACTTTGTCTATAACGACCTTACATAAAGGAGACATAGTTTTGGTGGCTAGTGATGGACTGACTGACAATTTTGACCCTAATGTCTGTAGATTTACTGTCAACAAGAAGCCCGAGAAATCGGCTACTGTTCGGGAGAAACAGAAGAGAACTACCATTCGAGGGGAAGAAGTTAAAGCTCCCGAGAGCAGATTGGATGAAGCTTCAGTTCAAAAACCACCAGTAAAGCCTCCCAGGAGGAGCAAACCTAGGAGTTCAATATCAAGCGCTAGCCACTCGGAAAGGTCAAACTCTTCAGTGGAGAAAGAGGTAAAAAATAACAGCGTACAAAGTACCTCTAAAGCTCAAATGGAAAACCCACTGAAGGCTCATTTTATGAGAGAAAATTCCCTAGACGAGCCTAAAAAATCTGACAAGGAAAACAACCTAAACCACCAGAAAACTCCTCCAAATAAGGGAAGCACTCTAGGGACCAATCAAGCCGTTCAGGCGTATCGAATCATGAAAGCTAAAACCTCCTTAGACTTGCGTTCTCAACCCAAGATCCAAATAATGAGGAACGAAGACGGGGTCCCCTACGTCACTCCAATTCAGCGCTACGAACTGCAGCTGTTATTGATGGAGGACATTCTGCGCAACGGCATTTCCGGAAGGGACACCCCTATTACAAGTGCAAGAAAATTATGCGAAAATCTCCTCAATTTTACAATGAGCATCACTGC
- the LOC136418559 gene encoding PP2C-like domain-containing protein CG9801 isoform X2 has translation MPSLRKKVSSYLRQLSFYHEPRRHNINENAFVTKYLQGQTHLREGPPIIYGEVPANLPNYELGKYESGSNSVICCYSGPNGGLTTVKRTEKHLSVPDDDIDFIDNPEDESSDESTESADQTSSFIDDSALPTEWNRKSDFCYGISDSLYDKNQATKLKNGDPIADCFGIITRNDSAILAVADGVNWGEKASIAAKSAVHGSLHYLNKIIFNDTKPFENLTNKTEEETLSNGSLNLCETANLVSNTREVFVSLLRAFNCAHDLILENEGMLTTLTIAVVLPLKQSNGAQDSQYVCCVCNVGDSLAYVYSQKNGIRELTKGSHDVNRNRDMRDALGALGPVDGINPELSNLTLSITTLHKGDIVLVASDGLTDNFDPNVCRFTVNKKPEKSATVREKQKRTTIRGEEVKAPESRLDEASVQKPPVKPPRRSKPRSSISSASHSERSNSSVEKEVKNNSVQSTSKAQMENPLKAHFMRENSLDEPKKSDKENNLNHQKTPPNKGSTLGTNQAVQAYRIMKAKTSLDLRSQPKIQIMRNEDGVPYVTPIQRYELQLLLMEDILRNGISGRDTPITSARKLCENLLNFTMSITAAKRRTLEDQELYFDNRNGLLVEVSDNQKKIRRKRALEKVQPLPGKLDHVTVVAWNVGNVG, from the exons ATGCCCTcactaagaaaaaaagtctCATCATATCTGCGTCAATTAAGCTTTTACCATGAGCCTAGGAGGCACaacattaatgaaaatgcTTTTGTCACCAAATATTTGCAAGG ACAAACCCACTTACGAGAAGGTCCCCCTATAATTTATGGTGAAGTCCCTGCCAACTTGCCCAACTATGAATTGGGGAAATATGAAAGTGGCTCCAACTCAGTAATTTGCTGTTACTCTGGTCCAAATGGAGGTCTTACCACAGTCAAAAGAACTGAAAAGCACCTTTCAGTGCCTGACGACGACATAGATTTTATAGACAATCCTGAGGATGAATCTA GTGATGAGTCAACGGAAAGTGCGGACCAAACCTCCAGTTTTATCGATGATTCTGCTCTCCCTACAGAGTGGAATAGAAAGTCGGATTTTTGCTACGGGATTTCCGATAGTTTGTATGACAAAAATCAAGCGACGAAGCTTAAAAACGGCGACCCTATCGCCGACTGTTTTGGCATTATCACGAGAAACGATTCTGCCATTTTAGCCGTGGCTGATGGCGTCAACTGGG GAGAGAAAGCGAGCATAGCAGCCAAATCTGCCGTCCATGGCTCCTTACACTACctcaacaaaataattttcaatgacACGAAACCGTTTGAAAATCTAACGAACAAGACTGAAGAGGAGACTTTGAGTAACGGCTCATTAAATCTTTGTGAAACTGCCAATCTCGTGTCAAACACTCGTGAGGTGTTTGTGTCTCTATTGAGGGCCTTTAACTGTGCCCATGATCTCATTTTAGAGAATGAG GGAATGCTCACGACTCTTACAATCGCAGTGGTACTGCCCTTGAAGCAGAGTAATGGTGCTCAAGATTCCCAATATGTTTGTTGTGTTTGTAATGTGGGAGACAGTTTGGCCTATGTTTACTCCCAGAAAAACGGCATCAGGGAGCTAACTAAAG GTTCTCACGATGTTAATCGCAATCGAGACATGAGAGATGCTTTAGGTGCCTTAGGCCCTGTGGATGGTATAAACCCAGAACTGAGCAACCTAACTTTGTCTATAACGACCTTACATAAAGGAGACATAGTTTTGGTGGCTAGTGATGGACTGACTGACAATTTTGACCCTAATGTCTGTAGATTTACTGTCAACAAGAAGCCCGAGAAATCGGCTACTGTTCGGGAGAAACAGAAGAGAACTACCATTCGAGGGGAAGAAGTTAAAGCTCCCGAGAGCAGATTGGATGAAGCTTCAGTTCAAAAACCACCAGTAAAGCCTCCCAGGAGGAGCAAACCTAGGAGTTCAATATCAAGCGCTAGCCACTCGGAAAGGTCAAACTCTTCAGTGGAGAAAGAGGTAAAAAATAACAGCGTACAAAGTACCTCTAAAGCTCAAATGGAAAACCCACTGAAGGCTCATTTTATGAGAGAAAATTCCCTAGACGAGCCTAAAAAATCTGACAAGGAAAACAACCTAAACCACCAGAAAACTCCTCCAAATAAGGGAAGCACTCTAGGGACCAATCAAGCCGTTCAGGCGTATCGAATCATGAAAGCTAAAACCTCCTTAGACTTGCGTTCTCAACCCAAGATCCAAATAATGAGGAACGAAGACGGGGTCCCCTACGTCACTCCAATTCAGCGCTACGAACTGCAGCTGTTATTGATGGAGGACATTCTGCGCAACGGCATTTCCGGAAGGGACACCCCTATTACAAGTGCAAGAAAATTATGCGAAAATCTCCTCAATTTTACAATGAGCATCACTGC
- the LOC136418630 gene encoding uncharacterized protein C6orf136 homolog has product MPPALRYLHKLTGPLITSKHLGLFSQKCLISQIVQYSNNVHLQGRIADSPFPDNDIKLKESYLYDNREVSSDIVTKTHVGRLVTSERLCSTNKHEEILLTSKPQGTEGRLPPEKLLHVYQVLSESLPKIFVQPMDYSVYSKNIVFEDNIRNIRTEGLINYVKQVALLRTVAHIKFAYVKFDVLKITQHPEDGTVRIRWRIVGVSGLKVMVQFWKYKLWKMKETIQQNEAWHDGFSTFYVNAEGKIVRHVADKMMPDSDSVTEERSTDLNSAKLALMVSVIPRFSEIGLFT; this is encoded by the coding sequence ATGCCACCAGCACTAAGGTATCTGCACAAGCTGACTGGGCCTCTAATTACATCCAAGCATTTAGGCTTGTTTTCGCAAAAGTGTTTAATTAGTCAAATTGTTCAGTATTCTAACAACGTGCATCTTCAAGGAAGAATCGCAGACAGCCCATTTCCAGATAATGACATTAAACTTAAAGAAAGTTATCTATATGATAACCGAGAAGTCTCAAGTGACATTGTTACCAAAACTCACGTTGGTAGGTTAGTTACATCTGAAAGATTATGTTCCACCAATAAACATGAAGAAATTCTATTGACAAGTAAACCTCAAGGAACTGAAGGCCGACTACCTCCAGAGAAATTACTGCATGTATATCAAGTTTTAAGTGAATCCttaccaaaaatatttgttcaacCAATGGATTATTCAGTTTACTCCAAAAACATAGTATTTGAAGACAACATTAGGAATATAAGGACGGAAGGACTAATCAATTATGTGAAGCAAGTAGCTTTGCTGAGAACTGTAGCACACATAAAATTTGCCTATgtaaaatttgatgttttgaaAATCACCCAGCACCCAGAAGATGGGACCGTGAGAATCAGGTGGAGAATTGTAGGGGTGTCTGGCCTCAAGGTGATGGTACAGTTCTGGAAATACAAGCTGTGGAAGATGAAGGAGACAATTCAACAAAATGAAGCCTGGCATGATGGGTTTTCCACCTTCTACGTCAATGCAGAAGGGAAAATTGTGCGGCATGTTGCAGATAAAATGATGCCAGATTCAGATTCTGTTACTGAAGAAAGATCTACTGATCTTAATAGTGCGAAACTTGCCCTCATGGTATCTGTTATACCTAGGTTTTCAGAAATCGGCTTGTTTACCTAA
- the BORCS6 gene encoding BLOC-1-related complex subunit 6, with protein MQFDDSTKPPYFPTPPLSTAPKTPVAMTLKAELECAMQNSKLEDPSDLDEDEISQHMTQSYSEISAKSGISPETENQSSLILDFDSVEVDEQFSKRPVTLCYEQSSERPARPLNLDGTVRVEGNMTHFVAEDLETKIKLSSPVTKKSETPSGSRTSTPNTLYRQLLDPQLGHVNAALINDLECEVHRIATSVDSLVENLSGILHSISSITADNVDIYKNAVSKMSDSMDGNIKSMYTMMAKAEEITQNMKVVEAQAARIKEVKKLVDLLESFV; from the coding sequence ATGCAATTTGACGATTCAACTAAACCACCCTATTTTCCAACACCGCCTTTGTCGACAGCCCCTAAAACTCCTGTTGCTATGACTTTAAAGGCAGAGCTTGAATGTGCAATGCAAAACTCGAAACTTGAAGATCCTTCTGATCTGGATGAAGATGAAATCTCCCAACACATGACCCAGTCCTACAGTgaaatttcggccaaatctggcaTAAGCCCTGAAACTGAAAACCAGAGCTCTTTAATATTAGATTTCGATTCTGTAGAAGTGGATGAGCAGTTTAGTAAGCGACCTGTCACTTTGTGCTATGAGCAGAGCTCGGAGAGGCCAGCAAGGCCCTTAAATTTGGATGGGACTGTGCGAGTTGAAGGTAACATGACTCATTTTGTAGCTGAAGATTTGGAGACTAAGATAAAATTGTCAAGTCCAGTGACAAAGAAGAGTGAGACTCCCAGTGGTTCACGGACAAGCACTCCTAATACTTTATACAGACAATTGCTGGATCCTCAACTTGGGCATGTGAATGCAGCCCTCATAAATGATCTGGAATGTGAAGTCCACAGAATTGCTACATCTGTGGATAGTCTAGTGGAGAATTTGAGTGGAATTTTGCACTCCATTTCTTCTATAACTGCAGACAATGTGGATATTTATAAGAATGCTGTATCCAAAATGTCAGACTCTATGGATGGAAATATAAAGAGTATGTACACTATGATGGCGAAAGCTGAagaaattacacaaaatatGAAAGTGGTTGAGGCTCAAGCTGCCAGAATTAAGGAAGTTAAGAAGCTTGTTGATTTATTAGAGtcatttgtttaa